The genomic region TTCCGAAACCATGCCGCGTCTCCTCCTCACAAAATAACAATCAGCCTGCCGTCACCTAGTGCCGGCGCAAAGGCTGGCAACCCTGTAAGGGAAACTTATAGTTGTGTCGCGGATTTGGTGGAGCGCCGTTTGATGCATTAGCAGATAGAACTGGTAGTGGCAGCCCAAGTCGAATTCGGGGCAATGTGTTTCATATGTATATAGTCGTGAAATAAAATAACTAAAGCGATTGAGCAAATGTAGACCTGCTCACTTTATGGCCTGCCAGTAAAGATAATCCGTGATGCTCTGCCTCCACCCCTCAGTCAAACTCCCCACCCGAAAGGTGGTTGCTGACGGAGGCCTTGACGGTGCCGATGTCGGTCCAGAGTTCTGCGATGATGGACGGGTCTACGTCTCCCAGCATGTCGCGCAGCCACCCTTCGTGGGCGGCGGCCATGGCGGTGAACAGCTTTTCGCCCTTGGCCGTCAACTTGGCGACGGTCACGCGCCGGTCGCCGTGGGGCGTTTCGCGCAAAACCATGCCGTCGATTTCCAGCCGCTCGACAAGCCCCGTGACGTTGCCGTTGGTGACCATCGTCCGTTTTGAGAGTTCACCGAGCCTCAGCCCGTCGCTTTCACGATAAAGCTGCGCCATCAGGTCGAACTGCGGCAGCGTCGCGCCGAATTCAGCCCGCAGTCGGCGGCGCACTTCCTGCGAGATCAGCTTCGTGGTCGACAGCATGCGCAACCAGAGGCGCAGTTCCTGCTTCTTGCCATCCTGGGCGCCGTGGGCAATCGCCTCCAGGTCGACAGTTTCGCTTTCTGCTTCGGCCATGATCCCCGCTCGAATTCCTGGACCGCAATCCGTGTTCCCATGGCATACGAAGCAATATTTGAAATGTCAAAGGTTTCGGGGCGGCCTGCCTTGCACGCCAGTGGATAGCTTCACTTGGCCAGCATCCGGGCAAGCAGGAAGCCGGAGCCAGCTCCCGTTCCCGCCCCCGGCCAGGTGGACGCGCCGCACATGTAAAGGCCGGCGACCGGCGTCCTGTAGCGCGAATATCCGGCGACGGGACGGAACAGGAAATTCTGGTCCAGGTGATGGCTGCCGGAAAGGCTGTCGCCGCCGATGAGGTTGGGGTTTTCGCGCTCGAGATCCAAAGGCGAGACGACCGTCCGGGCGAGGATCTTGGCTCGCAGGCCCGGCGCATGGGCCTCGATGATATCGATCACCCTGTCGGCATAATCCTCCTTGGCCGCATCCCAGCTGAGCGCGCCGATCTTGCCGGCGGCGTCGCCGAGGATCTCGGCCGGAAGAACCCGCACCTGCACCCAGAGCACATGCTTTCCCATAGGCGCCCGCGATGGATCGATGGCGGTCGGCTGACCGACGACCAGAGCCGGCTCTACCGGCAACAGACCGGCCGCCGCTTCCGCATAGACTTTCGACATCATCTCTAGATCGGGCGCGATATGCACATAGGCAAAGCTCTTCAGTGCCTCTCCCGCCGTCCAGTCCGGCAGGCTGTCTAGCGCCAGATGGATCATCATCGTGCCGGGTCCGGCACGAAACCGGCTGACCTTGCGATCGAAGTCCCGGCGTTTCGGATCGGCATCGAGTAGCTTCCCGAACAGGTTCTTCGGATTGACGTTGGCGATAACGGCGCGGCTCGCCTCCAGCCGACGACCATCGGCCAGCAGCACGCCGGTCGCCTTGCTGCCGGACACCAGCACCTTGTCCACCGCCGTCCCGAGCAGGATCTCGCCCCCGCGTGCAGTCAGCATGCCCGTCATCGCCTTGATGATCGTATCCGCACCGCCTTGGCCGATGACCATGCCAAAGGCCTGATTGGCCATCGATTCCAGATAGGGAAACAGCGCACCGCCTGCGACATCCGGCGCAAAATCGAGGTGTAGCCCCCAGGCGGCCATCATCGTCTTCAGCTTGGCGTGACGAAACCGGGCATCGAGGAAATCGCGCGGAGAGGAAAGCAGCATGCGCACCGTGTCGTAGAGCCAGCCGCTGCCCTTTTGCCGCCATGCCTTCCAGAGGACATTCGCTGCAGCGAGCGAGGGCATGGGTGCGCCGAGCAGCCCGAAAATGTGCGGCGCATCGGTGGTGAATTCGGCAAGCATCGCCCGCCAGGCCGCCGCGTCCTCCGGCGAAAGTGCCTTAATCGCAGCCGCCGTCTTTTCGAGATCGGTGCTGACGCCGAGATACGTGCCGTCGCGGAAGACGCTGGCGAAACAATCGGCGGCCGGCACGAAACCGAGACCGTTTGCGACGAGCTCCTGCCTGTATTGGGCAAGGAAAGCCGAACCCGCAAACATCGATAGGTTCATGGCACAGAGATCGTGCCGAAAACCCGGCAGCGTCACCTCCGCAGTCTTGACTGCGCCGCCGGCGGTCGTGCTGCCCTCGACGACTGCAACCTTCCAGCCTTTGGCGGCCAGATGTACCGCTGCTGCAAGCCCGTTATGCCCCGCCCCCACCACCACCGCGTCGTATGCCATGCTCCACCTTCCGTTCCCTTGTTATTTTATACATCACATGCATACATTCTGCGCCGCCGGCATCAAGGGCAGCGACCTCGAAATCCCGTCATGGACTGCAATACGATGCGAAATTTGGCTGGAATAACCTCACTAGATAGCCTGTTTTATAGGCCATATGTCCGCATTTGCCCAATTGTCGGGCGGCCTGAAGCTTGACGCCCGGGCCGCCCCGCAAATGCTTGCAATATCATATGGTGTGACATAGGCTTGCCCCATTCAGCCGCAGGCCTGGGCGCAAGAAGGGCAGATCAATGCCCCATCCAGCACGGCGGTTTTCGTTCAAGGGGAACATACGAATGACGTCGAACACGCTTGCCAGCCTGGCCACCGCCCTCGTTTCGGGCTCCATCAAGGTCGTCGATCTCACTGCATCGCTCGGGCCCGACACCCCCGTGCTCTACCTGCCGCCGCAGTTCGGCAAGAACACGCCGAAGGTCAAGGTCCACACCATCTCGCAGTATAACGAGGATGGACCGTTCTGGGCCTGGAACTGGCTGGAACTCGGCGAGCATACCGGCACCCATTTCGATGCGCCGAGCCACTGGATCACCGGCAAGGACAACCCCCAGAACACCACCGACACCATCCCACCGCAAAACTTCGTCGCCCCCGTCAATGTCATCGATCGCTCGAAGGAGGCAGCCGCCAATCCGGACTATCTGCTGACCGTCGACAGCATCAAGGAATGGGAGGCGGAGCATGGCGACATCGAAGCCGGATCCTGGGTATTGCTGCGCACCGACTGGTACAAGCGCAACGGTTCGACCGAGACATTCCTGAATGCCGACGAGAACGGCCCGCATTCGCCGGGTCCGACTGCCGAGGCGATTGAATATCTGCTCACCAAGGACATCATCGGCTGGGGCCAGGAAACTATCGGCACAGATGCCGGCTCGGCCGGTGGCATGAACCCGCCCTTCCCGGCCCACAACCTGATGCACAAGAACAACCGTTACGGCCTCGCCAGCCTCTGCCAGCTTGATCTTCTGCCGCCAAAGGGCGCCATTCTCATCGCCGCCCCACTGAAAATCGTCTCCGGCACCGGCTCCCCCGTGCGCGCCCTGGCCCTGATCGCCCAATAGGCGCACCATGGCCTCTTAAATATCCCTTCTCCCCCGCGGGGAGAAGGCATACCATGCAGCGACCGGAGTAGACGATGAGCAGCCATGACTACATAATCGTTGGCAGCGGCATCAATGCGCTGGTTGCGGCGGCCATGCTGGGCAAGAAGGGTCGCAAGGTTCTGATCCTCGAGCGCAACGAGCGCATCGGCGGATGCCTGCGCAGCGAGGAGATCACCGAGCCCGGCTTCGTCCACGACGTCATGGCGACAACGATGGTGCTGTTCCTGACCTCGCCGGCCTACGGGGCGCTCGGCAAGGATCTGGAGGCGCGCGGCCTTGCTTTCTCGCATGCCGAACTGCCAACCGGCGTGCTGCGTCCTGACGGATCGAACGTCATCTTTTCCAGGGATCGCCAGCGCAATATAGCCACCTTCGAAGACCTGTCGGCAGGCGACGGCAAGACTTTCTCCGACGAAATGGACAGGCTCGGAGCCGATGCGCCGTTCCTTTTCTCCCTGCTCGGCGGCGCTCTCTGGTCGGGCAACATCCTGAAGACTGTGTCCCGGCAGGCCTGGGGGCGAGGCATTCGCAACCTTGCTGCCTGGTTCGGCAGCGCGCTGACGCCCGCACGAGGCTACCTGCAGACGGCCTACGGCTCGGACCTCGCCCGCGCACTCTGGGCGCCCTGGGTGCTGCATTGCGGCCTCAGCCCGGAAGATGCCTATTCCGCCGAAATGCTGAAGGTCATCGGATTTGCCATCGAGCTTGCAGGCTGCCCCGTCGCAACTGGGGGCGCCGGCACCCTGGTGACGGCGTTCGAACGGCTGATCGCGGACCAGGGTGGTACCATCCGGACAGGTGCCGATGTTGCAAGCATCCTGCCCGGCCCCGGCAACGTCGCCGGCGGCGTTCGCCTTGCGAGTGGAGAAACCATTACCGCCACCGGCGGCGTCATCTGCTCGACCACCCCGAACCAGCTTTATGAGCGCCTGATGGCCGACTGGCCCGAGCCGCTGCCGGAGCGGATCAGCAAGGATGTGGCCCAGTATCGCTATGGCAAGGGCAACATGCAGATCCACTACGCGCTGTCCGCACCGCCCCGCTGGAGGCATAACCCGGAGCTCGGCCAGGTCGCGTTGCTGCACTTGACTCCTGGCCTCGACGGTGTCTCGCGCGCCTGCAACGAATGCGAACGCGGTCTGCTGCCGGCCGAACCCACCGTTTGCGTTGGCCAGCCGGTATCCTTCGACCCCAGCCGGGCGCCTGAGGGAAAGTCCATCCTCTGGCTGCAATTGCCCGAAGCGCCGCGCGTGCTGAAAGGCGATGCCGCGGCCAAGATCGAGACGCCGGCGGACGGCCGCTGGACGGAGACGGTGCGCGAACAGTATGCGGATCGCATCGAGGCGTTGCTGGAGAGCCACATCGAAAACTTCGCGGAAATCAAGCTTGCCCGCCGCGCCTATTCTCCGGCCGATCTCGAGACGATGAACATGAACCTCGTCGGCGGTGACCCCTATGGGGGCCATTGTGGCCTCGACCAGTTTTTTCTCTGGCGGCCCTTCAAGTCTTCGGTTAATCACCGCACCCACATCAAGGGCCTGTACCACATCGGTGCGTCGTCCCACCCGGGCCCTGGCCTCGGCGGCGGTTCGGGTTTCCTGCTCGCATCCTCGCTGAAATAACAGGAAGACGAGGAGGCATGTGTTCATGGAAGAACGGTTTTCAGGTGTCGTGCTTAGGCGCAAGGACGATGGCTACGATGCCCGCCCGACCATGGGCGAGATCGGCCTGAACCATTTCGCGCCCTATCTGATGAACCGGCTGATGTCCCGCTGGAACGCCAACATGGCCGACGAGCTAAAAGAACTGGACATCTCGACCACCAAGATGCGGGCGCTGGCGGTGCTCAGCGTCTCGACGTCAGTCACCATCAACGAGCTGTCGATCTTCGCCGTGACAGAGCAATCGACAATGAGCCGGACGCTGGATTCGCTGGAAACCCAGGGCTACATCCGTCGGCAACCGCGCGCCGAAGACATGCGCATCCGCGACGTCTCGATCACCGAGGAAGGCCGCGCCGCCTTCGAAAAAGTCTGGCCGACGATGTACGACCTGCTGCTGCAGATGTTCGACGGCGTCGAGGAAGCCGAATACCGCGCCTTCATCGGAACACTCCACAAGGTGCTGCATAATATCCGCAAGCACGAGATTTGAGGACATTGGAGTGGCTGCGGCGCTGCGCGTCGTGACAAGATCCAATAGATGGCAGTGCGCTTGTCTTCATTCATGACAGGCAAATCGGTAGAACGCCCTGCTTCAGTTACAGGGCGCTCGCGTATTAACCGCCGCACCTGTCCGGTTCGGACGTCGGTACGCTATTGGGTCTGTGTGGTCACCGCAGGCTGCGGACGGGTGGATGCGTCGGGGGCATTGGCCTTTCCGACGAAATACATTCCGCCGACAAAGATCACGCAGGCAACCACCGTGATCGCTGCCAGCTTGGCAATCGATCCCACGCTGGTCCGTTCGGTACCAAAA from Rhizobium tumorigenes harbors:
- a CDS encoding MarR family winged helix-turn-helix transcriptional regulator, coding for MAEAESETVDLEAIAHGAQDGKKQELRLWLRMLSTTKLISQEVRRRLRAEFGATLPQFDLMAQLYRESDGLRLGELSKRTMVTNGNVTGLVERLEIDGMVLRETPHGDRRVTVAKLTAKGEKLFTAMAAAHEGWLRDMLGDVDPSIIAELWTDIGTVKASVSNHLSGGEFD
- a CDS encoding phytoene desaturase family protein, whose protein sequence is MAYDAVVVGAGHNGLAAAVHLAAKGWKVAVVEGSTTAGGAVKTAEVTLPGFRHDLCAMNLSMFAGSAFLAQYRQELVANGLGFVPAADCFASVFRDGTYLGVSTDLEKTAAAIKALSPEDAAAWRAMLAEFTTDAPHIFGLLGAPMPSLAAANVLWKAWRQKGSGWLYDTVRMLLSSPRDFLDARFRHAKLKTMMAAWGLHLDFAPDVAGGALFPYLESMANQAFGMVIGQGGADTIIKAMTGMLTARGGEILLGTAVDKVLVSGSKATGVLLADGRRLEASRAVIANVNPKNLFGKLLDADPKRRDFDRKVSRFRAGPGTMMIHLALDSLPDWTAGEALKSFAYVHIAPDLEMMSKVYAEAAAGLLPVEPALVVGQPTAIDPSRAPMGKHVLWVQVRVLPAEILGDAAGKIGALSWDAAKEDYADRVIDIIEAHAPGLRAKILARTVVSPLDLERENPNLIGGDSLSGSHHLDQNFLFRPVAGYSRYRTPVAGLYMCGASTWPGAGTGAGSGFLLARMLAK
- a CDS encoding cyclase family protein — its product is MTSNTLASLATALVSGSIKVVDLTASLGPDTPVLYLPPQFGKNTPKVKVHTISQYNEDGPFWAWNWLELGEHTGTHFDAPSHWITGKDNPQNTTDTIPPQNFVAPVNVIDRSKEAAANPDYLLTVDSIKEWEAEHGDIEAGSWVLLRTDWYKRNGSTETFLNADENGPHSPGPTAEAIEYLLTKDIIGWGQETIGTDAGSAGGMNPPFPAHNLMHKNNRYGLASLCQLDLLPPKGAILIAAPLKIVSGTGSPVRALALIAQ
- a CDS encoding phytoene desaturase family protein, whose product is MSSHDYIIVGSGINALVAAAMLGKKGRKVLILERNERIGGCLRSEEITEPGFVHDVMATTMVLFLTSPAYGALGKDLEARGLAFSHAELPTGVLRPDGSNVIFSRDRQRNIATFEDLSAGDGKTFSDEMDRLGADAPFLFSLLGGALWSGNILKTVSRQAWGRGIRNLAAWFGSALTPARGYLQTAYGSDLARALWAPWVLHCGLSPEDAYSAEMLKVIGFAIELAGCPVATGGAGTLVTAFERLIADQGGTIRTGADVASILPGPGNVAGGVRLASGETITATGGVICSTTPNQLYERLMADWPEPLPERISKDVAQYRYGKGNMQIHYALSAPPRWRHNPELGQVALLHLTPGLDGVSRACNECERGLLPAEPTVCVGQPVSFDPSRAPEGKSILWLQLPEAPRVLKGDAAAKIETPADGRWTETVREQYADRIEALLESHIENFAEIKLARRAYSPADLETMNMNLVGGDPYGGHCGLDQFFLWRPFKSSVNHRTHIKGLYHIGASSHPGPGLGGGSGFLLASSLK
- a CDS encoding MarR family winged helix-turn-helix transcriptional regulator, producing MEERFSGVVLRRKDDGYDARPTMGEIGLNHFAPYLMNRLMSRWNANMADELKELDISTTKMRALAVLSVSTSVTINELSIFAVTEQSTMSRTLDSLETQGYIRRQPRAEDMRIRDVSITEEGRAAFEKVWPTMYDLLLQMFDGVEEAEYRAFIGTLHKVLHNIRKHEI